The following proteins come from a genomic window of Bacillota bacterium:
- a CDS encoding carboxypeptidase M32, whose translation MATTPEELRSSPEFTELLEILGTVADLQAAAGVLQWDLETYMPRAGAQDRAAQLSTLSRLSHETFVQPRVGELLKRLADRCEGLEYDSFEASLVRVAKRKYDRAVKVPPRLVAELAESASLATNVWARAKAENDFAAFAPYLGRNLRVVRQIVDCLGYEQRPYDALLEEYEPGMKLSDIEPLFAELRSQLVPMVAAIAARQGQVSNAVLHQPYDEAKQWELTLEALRAIGYDFNRGRQDRSPHPFTIGFGPGDVRVTNRIDPNNFASALFSAIHEGGHALYMQGIPESLKRTPLFEGASLGVHESQSRLWENVVGRSRAFWQFFLPKARALFPEQLAKADVQTIYQAVNFSRPSEIRTEADEVTYNLHIFLRLELENALLEDRLGVKDLPDAWNEKMESYLGLRPRDDAHGVLQDVHWSHASIGYFPTYTLGNILSVQFYEQACRERPGIEEGISRGDFTPLLSWLREKIHVHGAKLKPKELVQLVTGGPMRVDPYVAYLKRKYGELYGI comes from the coding sequence ATGGCGACGACCCCCGAGGAACTTCGCTCCTCCCCCGAATTCACGGAGCTCCTGGAGATCCTGGGCACCGTGGCCGATCTGCAGGCGGCGGCCGGCGTGCTCCAGTGGGACCTGGAGACGTACATGCCCCGCGCAGGGGCCCAGGACCGCGCAGCGCAGCTAAGCACCCTTTCGAGGCTGTCCCACGAGACGTTCGTGCAGCCCCGCGTGGGCGAACTCCTCAAGCGCCTGGCGGACCGCTGCGAGGGGCTTGAGTACGACTCGTTCGAGGCGAGCCTCGTCCGGGTGGCCAAGCGCAAGTACGACCGGGCCGTCAAGGTGCCGCCCAGGCTGGTGGCCGAGCTGGCGGAGTCCGCGTCGCTTGCCACCAACGTGTGGGCCAGGGCCAAGGCGGAGAACGACTTCGCGGCGTTTGCCCCCTATCTTGGGCGCAACCTTCGCGTGGTGCGCCAGATCGTGGACTGCCTGGGCTACGAGCAACGCCCCTACGACGCCCTGCTGGAAGAGTACGAGCCCGGCATGAAGCTCTCCGACATCGAGCCGCTCTTCGCCGAACTCCGCTCCCAACTCGTCCCCATGGTGGCGGCCATCGCCGCGCGCCAGGGCCAGGTGAGCAACGCCGTCCTGCACCAGCCGTATGACGAGGCCAAACAGTGGGAGTTGACGCTGGAGGCGCTGCGCGCCATCGGCTACGACTTCAATCGGGGGCGCCAGGACAGGTCACCGCACCCGTTCACCATCGGGTTCGGGCCGGGCGACGTGCGGGTGACCAACCGCATCGACCCCAACAACTTCGCTTCGGCCCTCTTCTCGGCCATCCACGAGGGCGGGCACGCCCTCTACATGCAAGGTATCCCGGAATCGCTCAAGCGCACGCCGCTTTTCGAGGGCGCCTCCCTTGGCGTTCACGAGTCGCAGTCCAGGCTCTGGGAGAACGTCGTGGGCCGCTCGCGGGCATTCTGGCAGTTCTTCTTGCCCAAAGCACGCGCGCTCTTCCCCGAACAGCTTGCAAAGGCCGACGTGCAGACCATCTACCAGGCGGTCAACTTCTCGAGGCCAAGCGAGATCCGCACCGAGGCGGACGAGGTCACGTACAACCTCCACATCTTCCTGCGCCTGGAGCTCGAAAACGCCCTGCTGGAGGACCGGCTCGGCGTCAAGGACCTGCCGGATGCGTGGAACGAGAAGATGGAGTCCTATCTGGGCCTTCGGCCCCGGGACGACGCCCACGGGGTGCTGCAGGACGTCCACTGGTCGCACGCCAGTATCGGCTACTTCCCCACCTACACGCTCGGCAACATCCTCTCGGTGCAGTTTTACGAGCAGGCCTGCCGGGAGCGGCCGGGGATCGAGGAGGGCATCTCCCGCGGCGACTTCACGCCGCTCCTCTCGTGGTTGCGCGAGAAGATCCACGTGCACGGGGCCAAGCTAAAGCCGAAGGAACTGGTGCAGCTGGTGACCGGCGGCCCCATGCGGGTCGATCCGTACGTCGCGTA
- a CDS encoding helix-turn-helix domain-containing protein translates to MSINPIHVIFGLKLRQARLQRRLTVTDLAARSALSPSYITEIEKGRKYPKADKILRLARALGYDYDQLVSLRLDPPLNFLEQALSSQALQEFPLELFGVDPSALVELLTRSPAEISALAQALSDVARGYNIREEHFFLAALRSYQEIHGNYFRDLEEIAEAFAADAGIKGRLPVEEEALREVLENRFGYILGLIPLDEGPALATYRAVFLPGRPPRLLLNPALLASQRKFVLAREIGYRVLGLQERALTNSPDRVDSFTQVLNDFKAAYVGGAILMPREPVVADIEAFFQEPAWRPERLAQMLSAYDVTPETLLYRFSELVPSHFQLKVHFLRFSEVNGSFRLYKHLNMSQLSLPKGFDLKEHYCRRWLTVRIIRELARLGGPGPLPGIQRSRFLQSQKEFLCLGFARQENLPPYLRTSVTLGLRVDDELRRRVRFAGDPAIPEGLLNETCERCPLPAQQCQERAAPPVRWQQEQAVEERRKALEALMRKTAERPGDGRAGTAAACALTKG, encoded by the coding sequence GTGTCCATCAACCCGATCCACGTGATCTTTGGCCTCAAGCTGCGCCAGGCCCGCCTGCAGCGCCGCCTCACCGTCACCGACCTGGCCGCGCGCTCTGCGCTTTCCCCTTCCTACATCACGGAGATCGAGAAGGGGCGCAAGTACCCCAAAGCCGACAAGATCCTGCGCCTGGCCCGGGCGCTCGGGTATGACTACGACCAGCTCGTCTCCCTGCGGCTGGACCCGCCGCTCAACTTCCTGGAGCAGGCGCTCTCCTCCCAGGCTCTCCAGGAGTTCCCGCTGGAGCTGTTCGGAGTGGACCCTTCGGCGCTGGTGGAACTCCTGACCCGCTCGCCGGCCGAGATCAGCGCGCTGGCTCAGGCCCTTTCGGACGTCGCCCGGGGTTACAACATCCGGGAAGAGCACTTCTTCCTGGCGGCCCTGCGCTCGTACCAGGAGATCCACGGCAACTACTTCCGCGACCTGGAAGAGATCGCCGAAGCGTTCGCCGCCGACGCCGGGATCAAAGGCCGGTTGCCGGTCGAGGAGGAGGCACTGCGCGAGGTTCTCGAAAACCGCTTCGGATACATCCTGGGCCTCATCCCCCTGGACGAAGGGCCCGCCCTCGCCACCTACCGTGCCGTCTTCCTGCCGGGCCGGCCGCCGAGGCTCCTTCTCAACCCCGCGCTCCTGGCCTCGCAGCGCAAGTTCGTACTGGCGCGGGAGATCGGCTACCGGGTTCTGGGCCTGCAGGAGCGGGCCCTCACCAACTCGCCCGACCGGGTGGATTCGTTCACCCAGGTGCTCAACGACTTCAAGGCGGCCTACGTCGGCGGCGCCATCCTGATGCCCCGGGAACCCGTGGTGGCCGATATCGAGGCGTTCTTCCAGGAGCCGGCCTGGCGGCCCGAACGCCTTGCTCAGATGCTCTCGGCGTACGACGTGACGCCCGAGACGCTTCTGTACCGGTTCAGCGAGCTCGTGCCGTCGCACTTCCAGCTGAAGGTGCACTTCCTGCGCTTCAGCGAGGTGAACGGCAGCTTCCGCCTCTACAAGCACCTCAACATGAGCCAGCTGTCGCTCCCCAAGGGGTTCGACCTGAAGGAGCACTACTGCCGCCGCTGGCTCACCGTCCGCATCATCCGGGAGCTGGCGCGCCTCGGCGGGCCCGGGCCGCTTCCCGGCATCCAGCGGTCGCGCTTTTTGCAGTCCCAGAAGGAGTTCCTGTGCCTGGGCTTCGCCCGCCAGGAGAACCTCCCGCCTTACCTGCGCACGAGCGTCACGTTGGGGCTGCGGGTGGACGACGAACTCCGCCGCCGGGTGCGCTTCGCCGGCGACCCGGCCATCCCCGAGGGGCTGCTCAACGAGACGTGCGAGCGCTGCCCCCTGCCGGCGCAACAGTGCCAGGAGCGCGCCGCCCCGCCCGTTCGCTGGCAGCAGGAGCAGGCGGTGGAAGAGCGTAGGAAAGCCCTGGAAGCCCTCATGCGCAAGACCGCCGAGAGGCCTGGCGACGGCCGCGCCGGAACGGCCGCGGCTTGCGCGCTCACGAAAGGATAG